In a single window of the Pithys albifrons albifrons isolate INPA30051 chromosome 19, PitAlb_v1, whole genome shotgun sequence genome:
- the PECAM1 gene encoding platelet endothelial cell adhesion molecule isoform X6, whose amino-acid sequence MYLALLVIFLQCSQLYTQDKVFTFNTVEIKVQPSAKVRNGAPLAITCQADISKSADFQLEYNFTLFKDRRVVFSAVSARGAARYEIPVAKSSDTGDYECTVRADKKTRSSDPVHVWVTGMTKPILTADKRDVLEGEVVKLRCELPEEEPPLRFCFRKIKTNSKPKEMCVPEPYRNFSVLEFSVEEGDHILQFDCFGRRNVKLEWEDSVNSNRTLVTVREPFIKPTLTTMPSSNVTEGDQIQFQCSTAVVRMQDMEIILQKNRTILNSVQDKRVLKYSTVATLEDSGEYLCKVEQGRASKTTKVNVVVSELFPKPTLVAPVTKLDENKELTLTCSINGFRRANFSIIRKSPTGDVPLRNSRSLTMRVDVNDTGSYTCRAEVKGIVKESKPVRINVYAPVSKPALSVAGGLPEVVLGKPLQLFCHSVLGTPPKTFTFYKGNDVKKIVINDTYATFLDENIRLNDKRGYKCDVRNNHSSGMRTSDVLNVTVIVPVRDASLGSIPYGEVEDGSETAFLCSVKEGSWPILFKFFKKTDHEVLVYEKSEHADRVMWHKKTMKRQDTGTYFCMASNRANVDVRSHPITISVILAAWKKGVIAAFVLLLIAGAAALAVWWFLRKKKKAKGRPMEMSGSGLAANLTSEKLTREPNDGDYYSDSMENRYSRIPGHPDAT is encoded by the exons ATGTATCTTGCCCTCCTGGTGATTTTCTTGCAGT gttcaCAACTTTACACTCAGGATAAAG TTTTTACTTTCAACACAGTTGAAATCAAGGTTCAGCCATCTGCCAAAGTGAGGAATGGAGCTCCCCTGGCCATCACCTGCCAGGCTGACATCAGCAAAAGTGCTGATTTCCAGCTGGAGTACAACTTCACCCTTTTTAAGGACCGCAGGGTTGTGTTCTCAGCTGTGTCAGCCAGGGGAGCTGCACGGTATGAAATACCTGTGGCCAAATCCTCAGACACAGGAGACTATGAATGTACTGTGAGAGCAGACAAAAAGACACGATCCAGCGACCCCGTCCATGTCTGGGTGACAG GAATGACCAAGCCAATCCTGACTGCTGACAAGAGAGATGTGTTGGAGGGTGAAGTTGTGAAATTACGTTGTGAGCTGCCAGAAGAAGAACCTCCTTTGCGTTTCTGTTTCCGAAAGATCAAGACGAATTCAAAACctaaagaaatgtgtgtgcctGAGCCTTACAGGAATTTTTCTGTACTGGAATTTTCTGTGGAAGAAGGAGATCACATTTTACAGTTTGATTGCTTTGGTAGGAGAAATGTAAAACTGGAATGGGAAGACTCAGTAAACAGCAACAGAACACTCGTTACGGTCCGGG AACCATTCATAAAGCCCACTCTGACCACCATGCCCTCAAGTAATGTCACAGAAGGAGACCAAATACAGTTTCAATGCTCCACTGCAGTGGTTCGAATGCAGGACATGGAAATCATCCTCCAGAAAAACAGAACGATACTGAACAGTGTACAGGACAAGAGGGTTCTGAAATACTCCACAGTGGCTACTCTAGAGGACAGTGGTGAATACCTGTGTAAGGTGGAGCAAGGGAGAGCCTCTAAAACCACCAAAGTGAATGTTGTTGTGTCAG AGTTATTCCCCAAGCCCACCCTGGTTGCTCCTGTGACTAAGCTGGATGAAAACAAAGAACTCACCTTGACCTGCAGCATTAATGGTTTTCGGAGAGCAAACTTCTCCATCATACGGAAAAGTCCCACTGGGGACGTCCCACTGAGGAACTCCAGGTCCTTAACGATGAGAGTCGATGTCAATGACACTGGATCCTACACCTGCAGGGCTGAAGTGAAAGGAATAGTCAAGGAGAGCAAACCTGTAAGGATAAATGTTTATG CTCCAGTCTCCAAGCCAGCTCTCTCTGTGGCTGGTGGTTTGCCCgaggtggtgctggggaagCCTCTGCAGTTATTCTGTCACTCAGTGCTGGGGACACCACCAAAAACCTTCACATTCTACAAAGGAAATGACGTGAAGAAAATTGTAATTAATGACACATATGCTACATTCTTGGATGAAAATATTAGACTAAATGACAAAAGAGGATACAAATGTGATGTTAGAAATAATCACTCCAGTGGTATGAGAACCAGTGATGTCCTAAATGTCACAGTAATAG tgccagtCAGGGATGCCAGCCTGGGCAGCATTCCATATGGAGAAGTGGAAGATGGCAGTGAGactgcttttctctgctctgtgaaAGAAGGATCTTGGCCAATACTCTtcaagttctttaaaaaaactgaCCATGAAGTCCTCGTGTATGAAAAAAGTGAACATGCAGACAGGGTGATGTGGCACAAGAAGACAATGAAGAGGCAGGACACGGGGACGTATTTCTGCATGGCCTCCAACAGAGCCAACGTGGACGTGCGGAGCCACCCCATCACCATCAGTG tcaTCCTGGCAGCTTGGAAGAAAGGAGTGATTGCTGCATTTGTGCTGCTCCTCAttgcaggggcagcagcactcGCTGTGTGGTGGTTCTTGCGCAAGAAGAAAAAGG CTAAAGGACGACCCATGGAGATGTCTGG TTCAGGCTTGGCTGCAAACTTGACAAGTGAAAAGCTGACAAGGGAGCCCAATGATGGAGACTATTATTCAG